One Natator depressus isolate rNatDep1 chromosome 13, rNatDep2.hap1, whole genome shotgun sequence genomic region harbors:
- the LOC141997156 gene encoding olfactory receptor 10C1-like — protein MEKAEGRNQTPIVEFILLGFGNVPELQPLLFLVFLVIFIVTVAGNILIVAVVVADCHLHTPMYFFLGNLSCLEICYTSTLLPRLLASLLTGDRTISVKGCILQTYFFGILSATESLLLAAMSYDRYLAICNPLRYAALMNGRVCCQLVAGSWISSFLGCTTINIFLFESKFCDSKGIDHFFCDFSPVIKLSCGDTQAVQVLTFIVSAIGTFVPCLLVLTSYIRIITTILRIPSTTGRQKAFSTCSSHLIVVIVYYGTLITVYVAPTANTPKVLYKLFSVFYTVLTPMINPVIYSLRNKEVTESLRKTILKLVAFRKDIEP, from the coding sequence ATGGAGAAAGCGGAAGGAAGAAATCAAACACCCATCGTGGAATTCATCCTTTTAGGATTTGGGAATGtccctgagctgcagcccctTCTCTTCCTCGTGTTTCTAGTGATCTTCATTGTGACTGTGGCAGGGAACATTCTCATTGTTGCAGTAGTCGTGGCTGATTGccaccttcacacccccatgtacttcttcctggggaacttgTCCTGCCTGGAGATCTGCTACACCTCCACCTTGCTACCCAGGCTGCTGGCCAGTCTGctgactggggacagaaccatttCTGTTAAGGGCTGCATTCTGCAAACATATTTCTTTGGTATTCTGTCAGCTACAGAATCTCTGCTGCTTGCGGCAATGTCTTATGATCGGTACTTAGCGATATGCAATCCACTCCGTTATGCTGCTCTGATGAATGGGAGAGTTTGTTGCCAGCTAGTGGCAGGATCCTGGATAAGTAGCTTTCTAGGCTGCACCACAATAAATATTTTCTTGTTCGAATCAAAGTTTTGTGATTCAAAAGGAATTGaccatttcttttgtgatttttcaCCTGTGATAAAGCTGTCCTGTGGTGATACCCAGGCTGTGCAAGTGCTGACATTTATTGTCTCTGCCATAGGGACATTTGTGCCCTGTCTACTGGTCCTGACATCCTACATTCGTATCATCACCACCATCCTGAGAATCCCTTCCACCACAGGgaggcaaaaggccttttccacctgctcctctcacctcattGTGGTTATAGTTTACTATGGGACACTGATTACTGTCTATGTGGCTCCAACAGCTAATACTCCCAAGGTCCTATACAAACTCTTCTCTGTCTTCTACACAGTCCTGACTCCCATGATCAACCCtgtcatctacagcctgagaaacaaggaGGTCACTGAGTCCCTGAGAAAAACTATTCTTAAACTAGTTGCTTTCAGAAAAGACATAGAACCTTAA